TGATGCAGGGAAAAGAGGGAAACATCCAGTTCTATCCGATGTGCAGAAAATGCTTCTCCCTGAAAGAGAGCATCGGCGAGATCTATGAGGTTAAGGAGGAGGACGTCTCCGTCTTCTAGATGAGAGATGATCACAGTAAGCGATGTCAAGCAGTACCTTTACTGCCCAAAGATAATCTACTTCGACCACATCCTTCACATTACCAAGCCTGCTGATGAGAAGCTGAAAACAGGTAAGGATAAGCATGATTCAATCACCGCCAGGGAGAAACGGCGCAAGGGGGCGATCTTCTATGATCCGGAGCTGGACGGTGCAGAGAAGATGTTCCGGGTGGAACTGGAGAGCAGTACCCTCGGATTAAGGGGAGTTTTAGACTACCTGGTGAGAACTGATCGAGAGTTCATACCTGTGGACTACAAGTTTGGCCACTCTCATAAAGGAAGCGTCCAGCTAAACCACAAGTATCAGCTCGCTGCTTATGCTCTCCTGGTGGAGGAGAGCTTCAAGACTGTAGTCCGGCGGGGTTTCATCCATTACAGCAGGGATCCTATCAATGTGCGGATTGACTTAGATGACGAGATCCGCAGGCGCACTCTGAAGGTCATCAGGGAGATAGCTCAGATAATCGAGGATGAGATTGAGCCCGCGGGAACGAGGAATTCTTCCCGATGCATAGATTGCGAATATAGAAAGTATTGCATCGGACACATCTCGCCCAGACCAAATCCGGAGAAATAATAAATTGATCTAGTATATTATTGGAGGGCATATGTATTTCTTTTCCGAAGAAGAGCGGAAATATCTCTTAAAAAAGCTCATCCCGAGCTCTCGGGAGAGTGGAATAGCAGAGGAACTCCGGGGCTGGAACTGGCATTGCTCTGAGCTATCGCCGCCACATGATATACTCCTGCCTGTCTGGGAGATCTCGGACAGATACTGCGAGACCGGTCGGGACACCTATCTGAGGCATGTGCAGAAGGTCAGCGTCCCGGCGAGTGAGGAGATGGTGGCAGGACGCATCTATCATCAGGCCATGGCTGAGCTTTATCCCACTGCCAAGAGGCTCATCTATAAGGAAGGCATGAATATCTGTGCTCAGCTTTCCGATATCCTGATGGGGCGCCTCGATGATGCCTTAGTCGAGGCTGCAGAACAGCTCTCACAGGCAAAATGCTCTTCATATGAAAATATCGGCAAGAGCGTCAGCGATAACCTGAGAAAGCTCTGGTCATTCGAGGTGAGCAGAATTGTCTCCTCCATCTTTTCTTACCTCTCCAAGTACAAGTATCTGAGCGATGATTCTCTGATCAATCACGCTCTGCCTTTTGTGGTGGAGCATAAGCTGGATGGCAAGTATCTGGGCCTGAGCCGTAACCTCTCTGCTGATGCCATAAATATGGGCGGGATGCTGATATGCGACCTCAAGACCGGGCAGCAGAGAGATTTTCACCGCCTTTCTGCCACCGGCTATGCTCTGGTCTATGAGAGCCTTTATGAGGTTCCCATCAACATCGGCTGCACAGTCTATCTGAGCTTCCCCAAAAATCATCCGACTCCCCATATCGAGAGGGATTTCTTCATCATCAGCGATGAGGTCCGTCAGTGGTTCATTGAGGAAAGGGACAGCAAACAAGACCTTATATTTTATGAGCGCGATCCTGGAAGGTGCCCAAATCCAGGAAGCTGCAGGTACAGAGAATTCTGCTTTCAGCAATAGACAAAGCCGATGTGGCTCTCGGATCGGGCAATAAGTAATAAGTCAGCCTGCTCTACTGTTGGCCCTGGCAGTTATGGGTGAAACCCGAGGGCCGCTGCCCATCTCGCCTTTGTGCCTTCAAAAAAAAGAATCATGCTGTTTTGTGGTGAAACCGGAATGCTTGAGCCTCATCACAATGACACCAGGCACAAAGGGAGATTCTCGCAGAAAAGGACCAAAGAATATTAATCCGGATATACAGACTTACACACCCGGAAGTCTATCACCACATTATGCATGTGCGGGGCATAGCTTCTCACCATATTGCAGTAGAGCACCTCCGCTCTTGCTCCCTGCCTCTCCGCCGCCTCCCTGATCAGCAATTCATCCCGGCGAAGATCCTCCTCCGGCGCGATGCAGTAGTAATGG
This genomic stretch from Methanothrix sp. harbors:
- the cas4 gene encoding CRISPR-associated protein Cas4, which translates into the protein MITVSDVKQYLYCPKIIYFDHILHITKPADEKLKTGKDKHDSITAREKRRKGAIFYDPELDGAEKMFRVELESSTLGLRGVLDYLVRTDREFIPVDYKFGHSHKGSVQLNHKYQLAAYALLVEESFKTVVRRGFIHYSRDPINVRIDLDDEIRRRTLKVIREIAQIIEDEIEPAGTRNSSRCIDCEYRKYCIGHISPRPNPEK
- the cas4a gene encoding type I-A CRISPR-associated protein Cas4/Csa1, encoding MYFFSEEERKYLLKKLIPSSRESGIAEELRGWNWHCSELSPPHDILLPVWEISDRYCETGRDTYLRHVQKVSVPASEEMVAGRIYHQAMAELYPTAKRLIYKEGMNICAQLSDILMGRLDDALVEAAEQLSQAKCSSYENIGKSVSDNLRKLWSFEVSRIVSSIFSYLSKYKYLSDDSLINHALPFVVEHKLDGKYLGLSRNLSADAINMGGMLICDLKTGQQRDFHRLSATGYALVYESLYEVPINIGCTVYLSFPKNHPTPHIERDFFIISDEVRQWFIEERDSKQDLIFYERDPGRCPNPGSCRYREFCFQQ